A window of Candidatus Kinetoplastibacterium crithidii (ex Angomonas deanei ATCC 30255) contains these coding sequences:
- a CDS encoding outer membrane protein assembly factor BamE — MFYNTIKNILIISLFLLLEGCSVVKEISIPYKQDIKQGNVINIEQQNMLKIGMTKKQVLSILGTPLLKNIYQPEQWNYIQYSKTNKGKKNILQFTVFFKNDKLIKWSGDEFPKQREYKIDIIKRITIDQKE, encoded by the coding sequence ATGTTTTATAATACCATTAAAAACATCTTAATCATCTCACTTTTCTTGTTATTAGAAGGGTGTTCAGTTGTTAAGGAAATATCGATCCCATATAAGCAAGATATAAAACAAGGTAACGTTATTAATATAGAACAGCAAAATATGCTAAAAATAGGAATGACGAAAAAACAAGTTTTATCTATCCTGGGAACTCCTTTATTAAAAAATATTTATCAACCAGAACAGTGGAATTATATTCAATATAGCAAAACAAATAAAGGCAAAAAAAACATATTGCAATTTACAGTGTTTTTTAAAAATGACAAACTAATTAAATGGTCAGGAGATGAATTTCCAAAACAGCGAGAATATAAAATTGATATAATAAAAAGAATTACAATAGATCAAAAAGAATAA
- the dapB gene encoding 4-hydroxy-tetrahydrodipicolinate reductase encodes MNIAITGVSGKMGQTLVRASLEDNSVKLTAAIDRPGSPLIGKDAAILLGKKTEVIVSDDMDEIKKANCLIDFSRPHGTLTHLEYCLKHKINIVIGTTGFSKDELKTIKNASTKIAIVHSSNMSIGVNVTFKLVEIAAKMLNSGYDAEIFEAHHKDKIDSPSGTSITMGEAIASAWNVPLSDVATWTRHGNIGARKPGTIGFSVLRGGDIIGDHKAYFCGKGETIEVAHHSGSRDGYASGALLASTFLKDKQSGYYNMADVLNLNSY; translated from the coding sequence ATGAATATAGCAATCACTGGTGTCAGTGGAAAAATGGGACAAACATTAGTTAGAGCATCTCTAGAAGATAATTCCGTTAAACTAACAGCAGCTATTGATCGTCCTGGCAGCCCTTTAATTGGAAAAGATGCGGCTATTTTGTTAGGAAAGAAAACTGAAGTAATAGTTAGCGATGATATGGATGAAATAAAAAAAGCTAATTGTTTGATAGATTTCTCAAGACCACATGGAACACTAACGCATTTAGAATATTGTTTGAAACATAAAATCAATATTGTCATTGGGACAACAGGATTTAGTAAAGATGAGCTAAAAACTATAAAAAATGCGTCTACAAAAATAGCTATTGTTCATTCATCAAACATGAGTATTGGAGTAAACGTAACATTCAAGCTTGTAGAAATAGCTGCTAAAATGTTGAATTCTGGATATGATGCAGAGATATTTGAAGCTCATCACAAAGATAAAATAGATAGTCCATCAGGAACATCAATCACTATGGGTGAGGCAATAGCATCAGCTTGGAATGTTCCATTGTCAGATGTAGCAACCTGGACACGCCATGGTAATATAGGAGCAAGAAAGCCAGGAACTATAGGCTTCTCTGTTCTAAGAGGCGGTGATATTATAGGTGATCATAAAGCATATTTCTGTGGAAAAGGCGAGACCATTGAAGTTGCTCATCATTCTGGTAGCAGAGACGGCTATGCAAGTGGAGCTTTACTTGCCTCCACTTTTTTGAAAGATAAACAATCTGGCTACTACAATATGGCAGATGTACTAAATTTAAATAGTTACTAA
- the dnaJ gene encoding molecular chaperone DnaJ encodes MSKRDFYEVLGLKRNASEDEIKKAYRKLAMKYHPDRNPNNKEAEDNFKEINEAYEVLGNSEKRSAYDRFGHSWSGQNGFSAGQGMEGGFADAFGDIFGEIFGSSGKRDDSSRFRGSDLKYDLEITLEQASSGCNVDIRVPGWDTCKGCNGKRSKSGDAPKKCSLCGGKGSVRMQQGFFSVQQTCHVCRGVGEEISDPCSVCNGVGKTSSKKTLQVNIPIGVDDGMRIRLSGNGEPGLHGGQPGDLYVEIHVKKHKIFQRDSDNLHCELTIPFTTAALGGSIQVPTLNGKAEISIPEGTQSGKIFRLKGKGIKSMRSSHTGDLYCHVIVEIPVKLNEEQKNILRNFEVSLKDTGGRHSPNSKSWTDRVKEFFS; translated from the coding sequence ATGTCAAAACGTGATTTTTATGAAGTATTAGGTTTAAAGCGAAATGCATCTGAAGATGAAATAAAAAAAGCTTATCGTAAGCTGGCTATGAAATATCATCCTGATCGCAACCCCAATAATAAAGAGGCTGAAGATAATTTTAAAGAAATAAATGAAGCCTATGAAGTTCTTGGGAATTCAGAGAAAAGGTCTGCTTATGATCGCTTTGGGCATTCTTGGTCTGGGCAAAATGGATTTTCTGCTGGACAAGGGATGGAGGGTGGATTTGCAGATGCTTTTGGCGATATTTTTGGTGAAATATTTGGTTCTTCCGGTAAAAGAGATGACAGTAGTCGTTTTCGTGGATCTGACTTGAAATATGACCTAGAAATTACTCTTGAACAAGCCTCTAGTGGTTGTAATGTTGATATTCGTGTTCCTGGTTGGGATACTTGTAAAGGATGTAATGGGAAAAGATCTAAATCTGGGGATGCTCCAAAAAAATGCTCTTTATGTGGAGGAAAAGGTTCTGTAAGAATGCAACAAGGTTTTTTTAGCGTTCAACAGACATGTCATGTTTGTCGTGGAGTTGGGGAAGAAATAAGTGATCCATGTTCTGTTTGTAATGGCGTAGGGAAGACTAGTAGTAAAAAAACTTTGCAAGTGAATATCCCTATTGGTGTTGATGATGGGATGAGGATACGTTTGTCTGGTAATGGAGAGCCTGGTTTGCATGGTGGTCAACCAGGTGATTTATATGTAGAAATACATGTTAAGAAACATAAAATTTTCCAAAGAGATTCTGATAACTTGCATTGTGAATTAACAATACCATTTACTACTGCTGCTTTAGGTGGTTCTATACAAGTACCTACTTTAAATGGCAAGGCTGAGATTTCTATCCCAGAAGGAACTCAATCTGGTAAGATATTTAGGCTAAAAGGAAAGGGCATAAAGAGCATGAGATCTAGTCATACTGGTGATTTGTATTGCCATGTTATAGTAGAAATTCCTGTTAAACTTAACGAAGAACAGAAAAATATATTAAGAAATTTTGAAGTGTCTCTTAAAGATACTGGTGGTCGTCATTCACCAAACAGCAAGTCATGGACAGATAGGGTTAAGGAGTTTTTTAGTTAA
- the recN gene encoding DNA repair protein RecN: protein MIRNLFIQNFIIVKNAEIIFSNGFTVFSGETGAGKSIIIDALSFVLGFKVSNIDNIIGKNTINTEVTASFDITTNAKEWLEKHAFSIGHEIHLKRTLDKDNNSKAFINNTPTTIANLRTIGSMLVKIYGQHAYQDLLNTNSQRSLLDLYGQLDIPLTRTKKFWKVWRSIRKDLDNATQLAENLKEELNILRLQAEEISEIKFSTDEWQKIQHEYNKLSNIETIIDTCDFLLKNLDGEEFSIYRTLNTLIQRIDNILLKDPGLQNIYEELNSAQITIKEAIHDLNNYISKIEIDSNKIDDLEARMTLITDTARRLKISPNELKHFHDTIINRINAIKNITNIDEIKIKEQEAQKNYLHAANILSEERSRKATILSNEVTKIMKELSMEDSSFDIKITRSKEHNHGIDNIEFLVSHTGTESKGISKIASGGELSRIYLAISVVTNHSNVPTIIFDEVDSGIGGAVAETIGKLLSQLSNHNQVLCVTHLPQVASYGKNHFLVSKHQKNQDITSEIKELSYDDRVTEIARMLGGIVITPTTIHHAKEMLINTIKNFSNI from the coding sequence ATGATACGTAATCTATTTATTCAAAATTTCATAATAGTAAAAAATGCTGAAATTATTTTTAGTAATGGGTTTACTGTATTTTCTGGAGAAACAGGAGCAGGAAAATCAATTATAATAGATGCTTTATCATTTGTATTAGGTTTCAAAGTTTCAAATATAGACAATATAATTGGAAAAAATACTATTAACACTGAAGTAACAGCTTCTTTTGATATCACAACAAATGCAAAAGAATGGCTTGAAAAACATGCTTTTAGTATCGGTCATGAAATCCACTTAAAGAGAACTCTAGATAAAGATAATAATAGCAAAGCTTTTATAAACAATACTCCTACTACAATTGCAAATCTAAGAACAATAGGTTCTATGTTGGTCAAAATTTATGGGCAACATGCTTATCAAGATTTGTTAAATACAAATTCTCAAAGGTCACTTCTAGATCTATATGGACAATTAGATATCCCATTAACAAGAACAAAAAAATTTTGGAAAGTATGGCGTTCAATAAGAAAAGACCTAGATAATGCTACACAGTTAGCAGAAAACCTTAAAGAAGAATTAAATATTTTAAGGTTGCAAGCAGAAGAAATATCAGAAATAAAATTCTCAACGGATGAATGGCAGAAAATTCAACACGAATATAACAAACTATCTAATATTGAAACTATAATTGATACATGTGATTTTCTTCTTAAAAATTTGGATGGAGAAGAATTTTCTATATATAGAACTTTAAATACTCTTATTCAACGAATAGACAATATTTTGTTAAAAGACCCTGGACTACAAAATATATATGAAGAATTAAACTCAGCACAAATAACAATAAAAGAAGCAATTCATGATTTGAATAATTATATAAGCAAAATTGAAATTGATTCGAATAAAATAGATGATCTTGAAGCAAGAATGACGCTAATTACAGATACAGCTAGACGCCTAAAAATATCACCAAATGAGTTAAAGCATTTTCATGACACTATAATAAATAGAATCAATGCAATAAAAAACATTACCAATATTGATGAGATAAAAATAAAAGAACAAGAAGCACAAAAAAATTACCTCCATGCAGCAAATATTCTTTCTGAAGAAAGAAGTAGAAAAGCAACTATACTTAGTAATGAAGTTACTAAGATCATGAAAGAGCTATCTATGGAAGATAGTTCTTTTGATATTAAAATCACAAGATCTAAAGAACATAACCATGGGATAGACAATATTGAATTTTTAGTATCTCATACTGGAACTGAATCTAAAGGCATTTCAAAAATTGCTTCTGGAGGTGAGCTTTCACGTATATATTTAGCAATATCAGTTGTAACTAACCATAGTAATGTACCAACAATAATATTCGATGAAGTAGATAGTGGCATAGGAGGTGCTGTAGCTGAAACCATAGGCAAATTACTAAGTCAATTAAGCAATCATAATCAAGTTTTATGCGTGACACATTTACCACAAGTAGCTTCCTATGGTAAAAATCATTTCTTAGTAAGCAAACATCAAAAGAACCAAGATATTACTTCTGAAATAAAAGAGCTATCTTATGATGACAGAGTAACAGAAATTGCTAGAATGCTGGGTGGGATAGTAATAACACCAACAACGATACATCATGCAAAAGAGATGCTTATTAACACAATAAAAAATTTTTCAAATATATAA
- a CDS encoding NAD kinase — protein MHFPTIALIGRYQDTGLDTPLKAIAKTLSNIGRKILIESTTACNTGIHEYDVASISQIGEQASLAIITGGDGTVLSAARHLAKYNVPILGINHGRLGFITSLSMDETFRAIIHIMEGSYLSENRMLLEGIVWRDNQQIYSNCALNDVVLNRAGIGGMIEIKVELNNTFMYTQRADGLIVATPTGSTAYSLASNGPILHPELNAMVLVAVAPQTLSNRPIVIPYNGILKMTLTAVGRTDIGASVHFDMQTLSELHPGDYITIQKSQHNARFIHPKGYSFFSTLRRKLHWNIMPISSDVIE, from the coding sequence ATGCATTTCCCCACTATTGCTCTTATTGGGAGATACCAAGATACTGGTCTCGATACTCCGCTAAAAGCTATTGCTAAAACTTTAAGTAATATAGGCAGAAAAATATTAATAGAATCTACCACTGCCTGTAACACAGGAATTCATGAATATGATGTAGCGAGCATAAGCCAAATAGGAGAACAAGCATCTCTCGCTATCATTACCGGTGGAGATGGCACCGTTTTAAGCGCAGCTAGACATTTAGCAAAGTATAACGTTCCTATTCTAGGTATTAATCATGGAAGATTAGGATTCATAACCTCATTGTCAATGGATGAAACATTTAGAGCAATTATTCATATAATGGAAGGATCTTATTTATCTGAAAATAGAATGCTATTAGAAGGAATTGTTTGGCGTGACAATCAACAAATTTACTCAAACTGCGCTTTAAATGATGTGGTCTTAAATAGAGCAGGCATAGGCGGCATGATAGAAATAAAAGTAGAATTGAATAATACTTTTATGTACACACAAAGAGCTGACGGATTGATCGTAGCAACACCAACTGGTTCTACGGCATATTCTTTAGCTTCTAATGGGCCAATACTACACCCAGAACTAAACGCTATGGTTTTAGTAGCGGTTGCGCCTCAAACCCTGTCTAATAGACCAATTGTTATTCCTTATAATGGAATATTAAAAATGACCTTAACTGCAGTAGGAAGAACCGACATAGGAGCCAGCGTACATTTTGATATGCAAACACTATCTGAATTACACCCTGGTGATTATATTACAATACAAAAATCACAACATAATGCAAGATTCATACATCCAAAAGGTTATAGTTTCTTTTCTACTTTAAGAAGAAAACTTCACTGGAATATTATGCCTATATCATCAGACGTTATAGAATAA
- the grpE gene encoding nucleotide exchange factor GrpE, whose translation MILAYDFQIGGNDMNTKVNSNDDLQDLEVDNKSIDDLSPEELNVCLQDKLEKLESIIDNQNDKILRISAEMENVRKRSQEELVKTRKFAIESFAEGMVSVKDSLEAALLQKNQNINSLTEGVSLTLKQLDSVFKSNMLQEISPALGDKFDPTLHQAISSVKSDYPANSVVEILQKGYVISERVLRPAMVVVASSND comes from the coding sequence ATGATATTGGCTTATGATTTTCAAATTGGAGGTAATGATATGAATACAAAGGTTAATTCTAACGATGATCTACAAGATTTAGAGGTGGATAACAAATCCATTGATGATTTGTCACCTGAGGAACTCAATGTTTGTTTGCAGGATAAATTAGAAAAATTAGAATCAATTATTGATAATCAAAATGATAAAATTTTAAGAATTTCTGCAGAAATGGAAAATGTAAGAAAAAGGTCTCAGGAAGAATTAGTTAAAACTCGTAAATTTGCTATTGAGTCTTTTGCAGAGGGTATGGTGTCAGTAAAAGATAGCTTAGAAGCCGCCTTATTGCAAAAAAATCAAAATATTAATAGTTTAACTGAAGGAGTTTCTCTAACTTTGAAACAGCTGGATTCAGTTTTTAAAAGTAATATGTTGCAAGAAATTAGTCCTGCTTTGGGTGATAAATTTGACCCAACATTACATCAAGCTATTTCTTCTGTGAAATCTGATTATCCTGCCAATTCGGTTGTAGAAATTCTACAAAAAGGTTATGTTATAAGCGAGCGTGTTTTGCGCCCAGCTATGGTTGTTGTAGCCTCTTCAAATGATTGA
- the dnaK gene encoding molecular chaperone DnaK codes for MGKTIGIDLGTTNSCVAVMDGSQIKIIENAEGARTTPSIVAYMEDGEILVGTPAKRQAVTNSKNTVYASKRLIGRKFEEKAVQKDISLMPYSIVKAENNDAWIEIRGKKIAPPQVSAEILRKMKKTAEDYLGEEVTDAVITVPAYFNDSQRQATKDAGKIAGLNVKRIINEPTAAALAFGLDRSEKGDKKIAVYDLGGGTFDVSIIEIAEVDGEKQFEVLSTNGDTFLGGEDFDQCIIEYIIAEFKKDQGLDLSKDILALQRLKESAERAKIELSSSQQTEINLPYITADASGPKHLNVKISRAKLESMVEALIDRTIEPCKIAIKDAGLSASDIDDVILVGGMTRMPKVQEKVRNFFGKEPRKDINPDEAVAAGAAIQGSVLSGERKDVLLLDVTPLSLGIETLGGVMTKMIQKNTTIPTRYSQVFSTAEDNQPSVTIKVCQGERELASANKVLGEFNLEGLPAAARGTPQIEVTFDIDANGILHVSAKDKGTGKEKKITIKANSGLSEQEIEKMIKDAEANAEEDHRIAELALSRNQADSLIHVTRKSISEHGEKLEPSDKENIENAIKDLENALKGSDKSEIDSKMTALSMSAQKLGEKIYSDNKSENHNEVNETDGDSTSDKDIVDAEFKEVKKD; via the coding sequence ATGGGAAAAACTATAGGTATCGATTTAGGTACTACAAATAGCTGTGTAGCTGTTATGGATGGAAGTCAAATAAAAATAATAGAAAATGCTGAGGGCGCTCGTACTACTCCTTCTATAGTTGCCTATATGGAAGATGGCGAGATTTTAGTTGGAACTCCAGCAAAAAGGCAAGCTGTTACAAACTCAAAGAACACGGTGTATGCAAGTAAGCGTTTAATTGGAAGAAAATTTGAGGAAAAGGCTGTTCAGAAAGATATTTCTCTTATGCCTTATTCTATTGTTAAGGCTGAAAATAATGATGCATGGATAGAAATTCGTGGAAAGAAAATAGCTCCTCCACAGGTATCAGCTGAAATTTTAAGAAAAATGAAGAAAACAGCTGAGGATTACTTGGGTGAAGAAGTAACTGATGCTGTTATAACAGTGCCTGCTTATTTTAATGATAGTCAAAGACAGGCAACTAAAGATGCTGGAAAAATTGCAGGTTTAAATGTAAAAAGAATAATTAATGAGCCAACTGCTGCTGCATTGGCATTTGGTCTAGATAGATCAGAAAAAGGTGATAAGAAGATAGCAGTATATGATCTTGGCGGAGGAACTTTTGATGTTTCAATAATAGAAATAGCAGAAGTAGATGGAGAAAAACAGTTTGAAGTTTTATCTACTAATGGAGATACCTTTTTAGGTGGAGAAGATTTTGACCAGTGTATTATTGAGTATATAATAGCTGAGTTTAAAAAAGATCAAGGTCTTGATCTTTCTAAAGATATATTGGCTTTACAAAGGTTAAAAGAATCTGCAGAAAGAGCAAAAATAGAGCTTTCTTCATCCCAGCAAACTGAGATTAACTTGCCTTATATAACTGCTGATGCTTCTGGACCTAAACATCTAAATGTAAAAATCTCTAGAGCTAAGTTGGAATCTATGGTTGAAGCTCTAATAGATCGTACAATCGAGCCTTGCAAAATAGCTATTAAAGACGCAGGTCTTTCTGCTTCGGATATAGATGATGTTATTTTGGTTGGTGGTATGACACGTATGCCAAAAGTTCAGGAAAAGGTTAGAAATTTTTTTGGTAAAGAACCAAGGAAAGACATTAACCCTGATGAGGCTGTAGCTGCTGGTGCTGCTATACAAGGTTCAGTTTTATCTGGTGAAAGAAAAGATGTTCTCTTATTAGATGTTACTCCATTATCTCTCGGAATTGAAACCCTTGGTGGAGTTATGACGAAGATGATTCAGAAAAACACGACAATACCTACTAGGTATTCTCAAGTATTTTCTACAGCGGAAGATAATCAGCCTTCTGTAACAATCAAAGTATGTCAGGGAGAAAGAGAATTAGCTTCAGCTAATAAAGTTCTTGGTGAATTTAATTTGGAAGGTCTTCCTGCGGCAGCTCGTGGTACTCCACAAATAGAAGTAACTTTTGACATTGATGCCAATGGTATTTTACATGTTTCTGCAAAAGATAAAGGGACAGGTAAAGAGAAGAAGATTACTATTAAGGCTAATTCAGGATTATCTGAACAAGAAATTGAAAAGATGATTAAAGATGCTGAGGCAAATGCAGAAGAAGATCATCGTATTGCAGAATTAGCTTTATCTAGAAATCAGGCTGATAGTTTGATTCATGTTACACGTAAATCTATTTCTGAACATGGAGAAAAACTAGAACCTTCTGATAAAGAAAATATAGAGAATGCTATTAAAGATCTTGAAAATGCATTGAAAGGATCAGACAAGTCAGAGATAGATTCTAAAATGACAGCTCTTTCAATGTCGGCTCAGAAGTTAGGTGAAAAGATTTATTCTGATAATAAATCAGAAAACCACAATGAAGTTAACGAAACAGATGGTGACTCAACTTCTGACAAAGATATTGTTGATGCTGAATTTAAAGAAGTTAAGAAAGATTAA
- a CDS encoding DUF1841 family protein, with product MFNPSIEQVRFFFIEAWGKFNNPRTQLLLSPIELLAIEWIKEHPEYHKVLEDRDSAKKDYNFKELNHNPFLHLSMHLAISEQIMINQPLGIKEAYVKLSEKTNKHKAAHKLIKCLETVMRESNIKKHQINHTRYIELIKITSSI from the coding sequence ATGTTTAATCCTTCTATAGAACAGGTCAGATTTTTTTTTATTGAGGCGTGGGGAAAATTCAACAATCCCAGAACGCAATTACTCTTATCTCCTATAGAATTATTAGCCATAGAATGGATAAAAGAACATCCTGAATATCATAAAGTTTTAGAAGATAGGGATTCTGCAAAAAAAGATTATAATTTTAAAGAATTAAATCATAATCCATTTCTACATTTATCTATGCATCTTGCTATATCTGAACAAATAATGATAAACCAACCTCTTGGAATCAAAGAGGCCTACGTAAAATTATCAGAAAAAACTAATAAACACAAAGCAGCTCACAAACTAATAAAATGTCTAGAAACTGTAATGCGTGAAAGTAATATAAAAAAGCACCAAATCAACCACACAAGATACATAGAACTTATTAAAATAACATCATCAATCTAA
- the murB gene encoding UDP-N-acetylmuramate dehydrogenase: MKKPCHQNLKKFNTFGIDIYTKNFFRVSNYSDLEYLIDISKNYSKIFVIGGGSNVILSSNIIDALVVKIDILGINIISNDSNHILIDVGAGESWHDIVVFCLSRGWYGLENLALIPGTVGGAPVQNIGAYGLEFSEYCHSVFAWSFKNNCFIEIKAQDCLFSYRESIFKKNNNDYLILSVRLLLDKIWTPRIGYHDIKKQITNCVAKLTPTHVFDVVCSARRSKLPDVKALGNVGSFFKNPILEIPELEYLKLLFPNIVFWNHIPGVSFKISAGWLINICGWKGRIIGPVAVYKKQSLILVNINNANASDVLVLAHAIQEDVCCKTGISLEIEPVIF, translated from the coding sequence TTGAAGAAACCTTGTCACCAAAATCTTAAGAAATTTAATACTTTTGGAATAGATATATATACCAAAAATTTTTTTCGTGTTTCTAACTACAGTGATTTAGAATACTTAATAGATATAAGTAAGAATTATTCAAAAATCTTTGTAATTGGTGGTGGTAGTAATGTTATTTTATCCTCAAATATTATTGATGCTTTAGTAGTAAAAATAGATATTCTTGGCATTAATATCATATCCAATGATAGCAATCATATTTTGATAGATGTTGGAGCTGGTGAATCTTGGCATGATATAGTAGTTTTTTGTTTAAGCCGAGGATGGTATGGATTAGAGAACCTAGCATTAATTCCAGGTACAGTAGGAGGGGCTCCTGTTCAGAACATAGGGGCTTATGGCTTAGAGTTTTCTGAATACTGTCATAGTGTTTTTGCTTGGAGTTTTAAAAATAATTGTTTCATTGAAATTAAGGCTCAAGATTGCTTGTTTTCATATAGAGAAAGTATTTTTAAGAAAAATAATAATGATTATCTAATACTATCAGTTCGTTTGCTTTTAGACAAAATATGGACTCCTAGAATAGGATACCATGATATAAAAAAGCAAATTACTAATTGTGTAGCAAAACTAACTCCTACGCATGTTTTTGATGTTGTTTGTTCTGCCAGAAGAAGTAAGCTTCCAGATGTCAAGGCTTTAGGTAACGTAGGCAGTTTTTTTAAAAACCCTATATTGGAAATACCAGAGTTAGAATATCTTAAATTACTTTTTCCTAATATTGTATTCTGGAATCATATTCCCGGTGTATCTTTTAAAATATCTGCTGGTTGGCTAATCAATATATGTGGTTGGAAGGGCAGGATTATAGGTCCGGTGGCTGTTTATAAAAAGCAGTCTCTAATATTAGTAAATATCAATAATGCGAATGCAAGTGATGTGTTAGTACTAGCACACGCCATTCAAGAAGACGTGTGCTGTAAAACTGGTATTTCATTAGAAATAGAGCCTGTCATATTCTAA
- the hemH gene encoding ferrochelatase — protein MDENSKEYNSILMSANNDHYGLKNSNRNIGILLVNLGTPKSTKINDIREYIGSFLSDNRVVELPRFIWQIILRTIVLRTRPRKLKKLYDKIWMPEGSPLYVYSKLQALKLERIFLQNNINVQIKFCMRYGYPSIKESLDSLIDGSCEKILLFPLFPQYSSSTTGSIVEYVGRRLICKRDIPEFRYIKRFSSSKFYIDSLVTNIHNYWNTHGFPNSLVVSFHGLPQNSIDKGDPYYKDCIETFTLLSSQLNFDKNIIYISFQSKFGYSKWIKPCTSEILVDLANRGVSRVDVVCPGFVSDCLETLEEINEQCRHLFLSSGGRDFHYINALNDNEDWINGLENLIKTHIYDWV, from the coding sequence ATGGATGAAAACTCTAAAGAATATAATTCTATTCTAATGTCTGCTAATAATGATCACTATGGTTTGAAAAACTCAAATCGCAATATAGGTATATTATTGGTGAATTTGGGTACACCTAAATCTACGAAAATTAATGATATTAGAGAATATATTGGATCTTTTTTGTCCGATAATCGTGTTGTTGAGTTGCCTAGGTTTATTTGGCAGATCATATTACGTACTATAGTATTGAGAACTAGGCCTAGAAAATTAAAGAAACTTTATGACAAAATATGGATGCCAGAAGGTTCTCCTTTATATGTGTATAGTAAACTGCAAGCATTGAAATTAGAGAGAATATTTCTGCAAAATAATATTAATGTTCAAATAAAGTTTTGCATGAGATATGGTTATCCATCAATTAAAGAATCTTTAGATAGTTTAATTGATGGATCTTGTGAAAAAATTTTGTTATTTCCTTTGTTTCCTCAATATTCTTCTAGTACTACTGGTAGTATAGTAGAGTATGTTGGTAGGCGTTTGATTTGCAAAAGAGATATTCCAGAGTTTAGATATATAAAAAGATTTAGCTCATCTAAATTTTACATAGATTCCTTGGTAACTAATATTCATAACTATTGGAATACGCATGGTTTTCCAAATAGTCTTGTAGTAAGTTTTCATGGTCTGCCTCAGAACTCTATTGATAAAGGAGATCCTTATTATAAGGACTGTATTGAAACGTTTACTTTATTATCAAGTCAGCTCAATTTTGACAAAAATATTATATATATAAGTTTTCAAAGCAAATTTGGTTATTCAAAATGGATAAAACCTTGTACATCAGAAATATTGGTGGATCTTGCTAATAGAGGGGTTAGTAGGGTGGATGTTGTTTGCCCAGGTTTTGTCTCAGATTGTCTAGAAACACTAGAAGAAATAAATGAGCAGTGTCGCCACTTGTTTTTGAGTTCAGGTGGAAGAGATTTTCATTATATAAATGCTTTAAATGATAATGAAGATTGGATAAATGGTCTAGAAAATCTCATTAAAACCCATATATATGATTGGGTATAG